A genomic segment from Hypomesus transpacificus isolate Combined female chromosome 13, fHypTra1, whole genome shotgun sequence encodes:
- the LOC124475351 gene encoding NLR family CARD domain-containing protein 3-like, whose amino-acid sequence MCSHFIAGHGDNQAPDSPIHLTCTAQNGSHVISPVLSHCQIDGPINFSINISSTNAALISEPVTASQASPVNQAIPQPVCDIAQTKLQIQYMCELKGNLRHRFSHVSEGQNQHGQMKLLNQIYTELYITEGGICQVNTEHEVLQMKEATRMQEIPIKCNNIFQHMHGHGRPPRTVMTMGVAGIGKTVAVQKFILDWAEGKANQDFEFIFPLPFRRLNLMKKHYTLTELLNEFFKEMQRPEISTSKVLFVFDGLDECRLPLDFQGNDRCCDVKVSAPVDVVLTNLIKGYLLPCAFIWITSRPAAASQIPSEWVDLVTEVRGFNHLQKEEYFRKKISNEDMANQIITHVKSSRSIFIMCHIPVFCWIIATVLEKLLRKTMSEEMPKTLTQMYCYFLASQERNMNVKLFGRKQSNPSMTRTSLLSLGQLAFRQLEKGHLIFYEEDLRENDIDVNQATLFSGVYTEIFSEEMTLCQGKVFCFVHLSVQEFLAALYVFLKFNNDNENMLTKRSSLSRLITDSPATRLYKAAVDKAIQSKSGQWDLFLRFLLGLSLESNQKHLGGLLTQRKHSLHTRTEVVKYIKEKIRTSPSWERCINLLHCLNEMNDHSLVEEIQHYLSCGRLSAVKLSKAQWSTLGYILLTSEEDLGVFDLKKYICSEEGLIRLLPVVKASHTAILKGCQLTKTCCEELAAVLSCSHLKELDLSENFLQDTGVQLLSTHLGSPPCKLETLRLQSCSLTEQSCTVLATVLSLNSSHLKELDLSDNELQDSGVQLLSDGLGYTHCKLDTLKLSFCRITEVGCAHLASALNSNPDFLREVDLSFNHPRVRMLSALLEDPRCRLEKLCLDGCAELRVNPGPQRYAREFTLDVNTAHRDLSLSEGNTRVVRGTEQLYPDHSDRFDFWRQVLCREGVAARCYWEVEWSVKATIGVAYRRMCRKGEGWDSWLGQNDASWSLSCSSGGYSACHNKKTVPITMPHISSRIGLYLDWPAGKLSFYKVSSGTLTHLHSFHTTFTECLYPGFRLGWIQSSVTLVQGWHDHTHLRTCSPPHPGLA is encoded by the exons AGATTCAGTATATGTGTGAGTTGAAAGGAAATCTGAGGCACAGATTCAGCCATGTGAGTGAAGGGCAAAATCAGCACGGACAAATGAAACTTCTTAATCAGATTTACACAGAACTCTACATCACCGAGGGAGGGATTTGTCAAGTCAATACAGAACATGAAGTGCTACAAATGAAAGAAGCAACGAGAATGCAAGAAATTCCAATCAAATGCAACAACATTTTTCAGCACATGCACGGACACGGTCGACCTCCTAGAACTGTGATGACCATGGGAGTGGCTGGAATAGGAAAAACCGTCGCCGTGCAGAAGTTCATCCTCGACTGGGCTGAGGGGAAAGCTAATCAAGACTTTGAGTTCATATTTCCACTGCCTTTCAGGAGACTGAATTTGATGAAGAAACATTACACACTGACTGAGCTTCTGAATGAGTTTTTCAAGGAAATGCAACGACCAGAGATCTCAACATCCAAGGTGTTGTTTGTCTTTGATGGCCTGGATGAGTGCCGGCTTCCCCTAGATTTCCAGGGCAATGACAGGTGTTGTGATGTCAAGGTGTCAGCCCCAGTGGATGTGGTCCTGACCAACCTCATCAAAGGATACTTGCTTCCCTGTGCTTTCATCTGGATAACCTCCCGACCTGCAGCAGCCAGTCAGATCCCTTCAGAGTGGGTTGACCTGGTGACAGAAGTACGGGGGTTCAACCACCTTCAGAAGGAAGAATACTTTAGGAAGAAGATCAGCAACGAGGACATGGCCAACCAAATCATCACTCATGTGAAGTCATCAAGAAGTATCTTCATCATGTGTCACATCCCCGTGTTCTGCTGGATCATAGCCACGGTTCTGGAAAAGTTGTTGAGAAAAACAATGAGTGAAGAGATGCCCAAGACCCTAACCCAGATGTACTGTTACTTCCTGGCATCACAAGAGAGAAACATGAATGTGAAGTTGTTTGGAAGAAAACAGAGCAATCCTTCCATGACAAGAACTAGCCTTCTGTCTCTGGGCCAACTAGCTTTCAGACAGCTGGAGAAAGGCCATCTCATCTTCTATGAGGAGGACCTGAGAGAGAATGACATAGATGTCAATCAGGCAACGTTGTTCTCAGGAGTCTACACAGAAATCTTCAGTGAGGAGATGACACTGTGCCAGGGAAAGGTGTTCTGTTTTGTGCATCTCAGTGTTCAGGAGTTCCTTGCTGCTTTGTATGTGTTCCTCAAATTTAACAACGACAACGAGAACATGCTGACCAAGAGATCATCCCTTTCAAGACTCATCACTGACTCACCTGCAACCAGGCTCTATAAAGCAGCAGTAGACAAGGCCATACAGAGCAAGAGTGGACAGTGGGACCTTTTCCTCCGCTTCCTGCTGGGCCTCTCGCTGGAGTCCAATCAAAAGCACCTCGGAGGCCTTCTGACCCAGAGAAAACACAGCCTGCACACCAGGACGGAAGTAGTCAAGTACATCAAGGAGAAGATCCGGACGAGCCCCTCCTGGGAGAGATGCATCAATCTGCTCCACTGTCTGAACGAGATGAACGATCActctctggtggaggagatccaACACTACCTGAGCTGTGGACGTCTCTCAGCAGTGAAACTGTCCAAGGCTCAGTGGTCAACTTTGGGTTATATACTGCTCACCTCAGAGGAGGACTTGGGTGTGTTTGACCTGAAGAAGTACATCTGCTCTGAGGAAGGTCTTATCAGGCTTCTGCCTGTGGTCAAAGCATCTCACACAGCTAT TCTCAAGGGATGTCAACTGACAAAGACATGTTGTGAGGAGCTAGCGGCAGTCCTCAGCTGCTCCCACCTGAAAGAGTTGGACCTGAGCGAGAACTTCCTGCAGGACACTGGTGTGCAGCTCCTCTCCACTCACCTGGGGAGTCCACCCTGTAAACTGGAGACTTTAAG GCTGCAGAGCTGCAGCTTGACCGAGCAGAGCTGCACGGTGTTGGCCACAGTGCTCAGCCTAAACTCTTCCCACCTGAAAGAACTGGACCTGAGTGACAATGAGCTGCAGGATTCAGGAGTTCAGCTGCTTTCAGACGGTCTTGgctacacacactgtaaactgGATACACTGAA GTTGTCCTTTTGCAGAATCACAGAGGTAGGGTGTGCTCACCTAGCTTCCGCTCTCAACTCCAACCCTGACTTCCTCAGAGAAGTGGACCTGAGCTTCAATCACCCCAGAGTGAGAATGCTGTCTGCCCTGCTAGAGGATCCACGCTGCAGACTGGAGAAACTCTG TCTGGATGGCTGTGCTGAACTCAGAGTCAACCCAGGTCCACAGAGAT aTGCCCGTGAGTTCACACTGGACGTGAACACAGCACATAGAgacctgtctctgtctgagggGAACACAAGGGTGGTCCGAGGGACTGAGCAACTGTATCCTGACCACAGTGACAGGTTTGACTTCTGGAGGCAGGTGCTCTGTCGAGAAGGCGTTGCTGCCCGCTGTTACTGGGAGGTGGAATGGAGTGTGAAGGCCACTATAGGAGTGGCATACAGGAGAATGTGCCGGAAAGGAGAAGGTTGGGACTCGTGGCTCGGACAAAACGACGCCTCCTGGAGTCTGAGCTGCTCCAGTGGAGGATACTCTGCCTGTCACAACAAGAAGACGGTTCCCATTACCATGCCTCATATCTCAAGTAGGATAGGACTGTATCTGGACTGGCCCGCTGGAAAACTGTCTTTCTACAAGGTCTCCTCGGGCACACTGACTCACCTGCACTCCTTCCACACTACATTCACTGAGTGCCTCTACCCAGGCTTTCGGCTGGGCTGGATCCAGTCTTCAGTTACTCTCGTCCAG GGCTGGCATGACCATACACACCTCAgaacctgctctcctccacacccagggCTGGCATGA